A window of Streptomyces sp. Je 1-332 genomic DNA:
CCCCCGAGCACGGCCGCGTCCGCGGTGCGCTCATCGAGGCGAATCTGCCGCTGGTGCGGTACGCCGCCGCACGCTTCCGCAGCCGCAACGAACCGATGGAGGACGTCGTCCAGGTCGGCACGATCGGCCTGATCAACGCCATCGACCGCTTCGACCCCGACCGCGGCGTGCAGTTCCCGACCTTCGCGATGCCCACCGTGGTCGGCGAGATCAAGCGGTACTTCCGCGACAACGTACGAACGGTCCATGTGCCGCGCCGTCTTCACGAGCTGTGGGTGCAGGTGACCGGGGCGACCGAGGACCTCACCACGGCGTTCGGGCGCTCGCCCACGACCGCGGAGATCGCCGAGCGGCTCCGGATCACCGAGGAGGAGGTCCTGGCCTGCATCGAGGCCGGACGTTCGTACCACGCGACGTCGTTGGAGGCGGCCCAGGAGGGCGACGGCCTGCCCGGCCTGCTCGACCGGCTCGGCTACGAGGACCCCGCGCTCGACGGCGTCGAGCACCGCGACCTCGTCCGCCATCTCCTCGTCCAACTGCCCGAGCGCGAACAGCGCATCCTGCTTCTGCGCTACTACAGCAATCTGACGCAATCACAGATCAGCGCCGAATTGGGCGTTTCCCAGATGCATGTGTCAAGACTGCTGGCCAGAAGCTTCGCGCGACTTCGATCCGCAAACCGTATCGAGGCGTAACCGTAACGAGTGGACTGCCCCGACGGCAGTTCCCGACGGTTCCACGAGAAGAAAAGCCCCAGACCCCCTCTTTCCTGCATCGATGTCACCCTTCTTTGTCGACATGTAACTACAGCGTGTTGCCGACATGTGACATTCTGCTGGAACCGCGTTTGCCGGAGCCCCACGTCCGGTATTCAGGTGGAGGCTGCGTTCCTCCGACGGGAACGTCCGCCGCGACCGTCCGCGACCTCAAGGGGGTGGCATGTCCGCAGACCAGGGCAGCTCGAAGGTGCTCACGCTCACGAAGAGCGAACCAGCGCCGAGCGAATCAGCGCCCGACGCGCTTGTGAGTCCAGTTGTTTCCGGGGCTTCCGGAGCCATCGACACCCGCACCCTGTCCCGCTCCCTGTTCCTGCGGCTTGCCACGCTCGACCAGGACAGCCCGGAGCGTGTCTATGTCCGAGACACGCTGATCGAGCTCAACCTCCCCCTCGTCCGGTACGCGGCCGCGCGCTTCCGCAGCCGCAACGAACCGATGGAGGACATCGTCCAGGTCGGCACGATCGGCCTCATCAAGGCGATCGACCGCTTCGACTGCGAACGCGGCGTGGAATTCCCGACGTTCGCGATGCCGACGGTCGTCGGTGAGATCAAGCGCTTCTTCCGCGACACGAGTTGGTCGGTGCGTGTGCCGCGCCGGCTCCAGGAGCTGCGGCTCGCGCTGACGAAGACGAGCGACGAGCTGGCGCAGAAGCTGGACCGCTCGCCGACCGTGCCCGAACTCGCCAAGGCCCTCGGGGTATCCGAGGAGGACGTGGTCGACGGCCTCGCCGTCGGCAACGCGTACACCGCGTCCTCGCTCGACTCCCCGGCCCCCGAGGACGACGGCGGCGAAGGCTCCCTCGCGGACCGCCTGGGGTACGAGGACAGCGCGCTCGAAGGCGTCGAGTACCGCGAGTCGCTCAAGCCGCTGCTCGCCAAGCTCCCGCCGCGCGAGCGCCGCATCATCATGCTGCGCTTCTTCGCGAACATGACGCAGTCGCAGATCGGCGAGGAGGTCGGCATCTCGCAGATGCACGTGTCCCGGCTGCTCACCCGGACTCTCTCGCAGCTGCGGGAAGGGCTGATCGCGGACTGACGGCGCTCCCCCTGTGGCTCGATGCGTCGCAGGGGGGCAGGAGTTGCCGTAGCAGGGCGGGAGTTGCTGACGGGGTTCCTAATTGACGGTCCGTCAGCCACACTTGCGCGATGCGACGTGGCATACGGAACGTACTGGGCGCGTCCACGGCTGCCCTGTGCCTGGGCGGACTGCTTGCCGCCTGCGGCAGCGGTGACGGTGACGGCTATGTGGCCGTGGGGCCTGCTGCGGCGGGCCCTGAGCGGGCGCCGGGGCAGGGTGTTGCGCCCACCGGGGACGTGGAGTTGGTCCCGTTGGACGGTACGTCGTCACCCGGCGAGAGTGGCGGCAAGGGTGACTCCCCCGAGCCGTCGGAGTCCGGCGCCGACGACTCCTCCGGCAATTCTCCTGCTGGAAAGCCCAGTTCCGCCTCTCCGGGCGCCTCGGACATCAGCAGCTCTCCGGCTGACGGCCCCAAGGCCGGTCGTACGGAGAGCAGTTCGGGAGCCAGTAACCCGGAGGGCACGCCCTCCGCACCCGGCGGCAGCTCAAGCGCCGCGCCCAGCGGGCCCGCGAAGCTGAGCGTCAGCGCGCCGGAACGTAAGCCTGCCGACGACCGGTGGTGCGAAAAGGTGACCGTCACGTTCCGCAACACCGGGGGATCACCGGTTCGGTCGGGCACGGTCACCTTCGGTACGCACGTGATCGGTGCCCTTGGCGTGGACTGGGCCACGCTTGAATCCGCGGAGAAGCTCCCCGCGCTGGATGCCGGTCAGCAGCTCAAGAAGACCTGGCCCATCTGTGTGGACCCATGGCGGGTGCCGCTGGGCATGCACGTTGAGACCCGCGACGTCTCGGTGAAGTGGAAGTAGCTGGGTTCTGATCTGCGGGCCACATGTGGCTGGTCGCGCAGTTCCTCGCGCCCCTGAACGCCCCTCCGGGGCGTCCTTGAAGCGCCCCTTCGGGGCGCTCCAGGGCACCCGCCCCGGCCGGGAGGTCTACTTCAGCGCCAGCCAAGCCACCCCCGCGATCACCACGATCGCGAGTACGACGCCGATGATCAGGCCGATGCGCGGGCCCGCGGGCGCCGCCGCCGGCTGCTGGGCTCGGCTGCCCTGCGGGGACTCGTCGACGAAGGCGCGGAACATCTGCGTGCTGCCGGCGGGGTCGGGGGTGTTCTGGGGGCCCTGGGGGTTGTGTGCCATAGCGCAGGACCCTAGCGAATCAGCGGGGGTCCGCCCAACCCCCGCTGACCACGGACTTTACGAGCCGAGCCCCAGACCTTTGCCGACTCTTTAAGGCGTTGGTCCGGTTTTAGTTTGCCTGCGGCAACCAACTGTCTCTATGGTTGCCCTAAGCAACAACATAGGAGGTGCCGTGGCCGCGCAGCGTCATTACGAGGAGCTGGCCCGACAGCTCAGCGCCATCGGCGCCGTGAAACGTGGTCTCGGAAGAGGGCTGCCGCACGACTGCCCGGCAGGTTCCGCCGCCGTACTCATCCTGCTCGACCGGCACGGAGAGATGCGGATGAGCAGGCTCGCCGAGCTGCTCGCCGTCGACATGTCGGTGACCAGTCGGCACGTGGCCCATGTCGCCGAGAAGGAGTGGATCCTGCGGGATCCCGACCCCGCCGACAAGCGCTCCCGGATCCTGCGCCTCACGCCCACGGGCAAGGCGAAGGTCAACGAGCTGTCCGACCTGTCCATCAGGACACTCACCCACTACTTGCATGACTGGTCAGACGACGAGGTCGTCCAGCTCAGCACGCTGCTCGCGCGACTGCGCGACAGCTTCGGGGACTGCCGCGCGGCTTCGGCCCGGTTCCCCTTCGAAGAGACC
This region includes:
- a CDS encoding RNA polymerase sigma factor SigF produces the protein MPASTAPEAPPVTPQASSPGPPSAPGPQDTQPAPSAPTALSAPTAPSTPSTPSSRGADTRALTQVLFGQLKELEPGTPEHGRVRGALIEANLPLVRYAAARFRSRNEPMEDVVQVGTIGLINAIDRFDPDRGVQFPTFAMPTVVGEIKRYFRDNVRTVHVPRRLHELWVQVTGATEDLTTAFGRSPTTAEIAERLRITEEEVLACIEAGRSYHATSLEAAQEGDGLPGLLDRLGYEDPALDGVEHRDLVRHLLVQLPEREQRILLLRYYSNLTQSQISAELGVSQMHVSRLLARSFARLRSANRIEA
- a CDS encoding RNA polymerase sigma factor SigF encodes the protein MSADQGSSKVLTLTKSEPAPSESAPDALVSPVVSGASGAIDTRTLSRSLFLRLATLDQDSPERVYVRDTLIELNLPLVRYAAARFRSRNEPMEDIVQVGTIGLIKAIDRFDCERGVEFPTFAMPTVVGEIKRFFRDTSWSVRVPRRLQELRLALTKTSDELAQKLDRSPTVPELAKALGVSEEDVVDGLAVGNAYTASSLDSPAPEDDGGEGSLADRLGYEDSALEGVEYRESLKPLLAKLPPRERRIIMLRFFANMTQSQIGEEVGISQMHVSRLLTRTLSQLREGLIAD
- a CDS encoding MarR family transcriptional regulator gives rise to the protein MAAQRHYEELARQLSAIGAVKRGLGRGLPHDCPAGSAAVLILLDRHGEMRMSRLAELLAVDMSVTSRHVAHVAEKEWILRDPDPADKRSRILRLTPTGKAKVNELSDLSIRTLTHYLHDWSDDEVVQLSTLLARLRDSFGDCRAASARFPFEETTRTPA